A segment of the Actinomycetota bacterium genome:
GCGATTCGGCGTAAAAAATGAATAACAGTCGATACAGCAAATAGGTTGCATTGCGGTAAATCTCATCCCGCTCCGCGTCGGTGAAAGCCCGTGTTCCACTGGGGTCGATGGCATGCACCAACCCCATGCAGAGCTGCGCCATAATTCCATCCCCGCCACCGGGGGTATTCAGATTATCGCTGACACTGGTCTTTAGATATTTTTCTGTGGCCTCAGTCGCTTGAATCGATTGCTCAAAAAATGCATCCAGTTTATTTTTGCCAGTGGATTCATCCTTTTCCAACGAATCTTCAAGCCGGACAATATGATGAAAGAGATAGGCTGCCAGCCGGTCATCCTGCCCTTTGAGCAAATCGATCAGATCAATTTCTAAAAAGGATTCATATTTTCGAAGGTTTTTGGCATCCAGCAAGCGCCATTGATCCCCGTTGGTTAAAATGATCCAACGAAGATCGTGTTCCTGTTTTTGCAGCGCCAGGTTCACCGCCTGGATCATCCAGTGCTGACCTTTAGGCAGCGTGCCATCTGGCGCATGCCCATCCAACTTTTGGCGCTCACCAACCACATAACAGATCGCGAGCGGACTCTCACGTTCCCACGGCGCGACCAGATACCAGGCTTCAGGAAATTCAGATCCCACTTCGACCAAATCCAAAGTTTGTTGATTCAGCAGGGGGCGAATCCAGGTTTCGACCAGACTATGTGGAGAAGAGAAATCAGCATTTCGATACCAATCCCGGGCACTTTCGTGGACGAGATAGTTGGCAGAAGCGATTTCTTCTTCTGTGGGATGAAGATTTCTCAGGAAAATATTGTTAAAAAGGAGATGGTTGGTGTATGCCATAGTAAAGTTTTACTTTTGCTCCGGATGGATGTTGTATTTCTTGGATCGCAGAATATAAGGATCCTCGCCACCTTCCAGGTGGTCTATAACCGCTTTCTTTACTTCCGGGCGGTCAATCGCGCCAGAGGCAACTACACGCCCAGATGTCGCGCCGGCCTTAAGCACAATAAATTGATCTGAATCGGATGCCACGGCCACGCTGGAATTATGGGTTGTCAGAATAAATTGGCGTGAGTTCTTACCACGACGCAGCTTCTTAGCGATATCCTCCCAGACTGAAATGATATCTAATGCATCTTCGGGTTGATCAATTACAACCGGCATTGTGCCATCACATAATGCAATGATGAGCAGGGCAGTGCATTTCTGGCCAATCGAGAGCTCGGTCAGATCATCGTAAACTCCGCCTTCTTTGCGGAAACGAATGGAGGGTACATCAGCAGGGAAGCAATTATGTTGCAATGCCAATACTCTGGTGAAATCATCGGTTGACCAAGCCTTTTCAATCACTCTTTTTGCCCAAGTCTCTGTCAAACCAGCCTCAGCTGCTAGGTGAGCATCATTGCGGTCAAGAATAAGTTGTACAAATCGTCTCGGTAGAATGCCGTTTGCAATCTTGGTTCGATCCGCAACAGAGGGGGCATTCTGACCGCCCTTTAGTAGTTCTGAAAGGTTGTTTTCGTAATCAGTTCGGTCAGCAGCATGATTAAGAATAAGCTGCAGCTTCTCATCCGATAATCTTGTTAATTCATCATATTTTTCTTTGCGGATATCGAATTTTCTGCGGTAAGCTCGTTCAAGTTGGTCTAAATATGCATTTCGGTTGCTCAATAATCCAGCCAGGTTTTCACTCAGAGAACGGCAATCGCGTTCTTCCTTTTCTTGGGTAGCTAGTTGCTTTTGCAACCGCCTGCGCTCACGCTCTTTGGCTTCACGATCTCCGCCAATCTCCTTGAGTAGGGCAGCATATGCCTCTGATACTTTAGTAAATTCGGGCATCCAGGTTTCGTACGATTTGGTGATCTGCTCTTTTGTGGAGATTAATTGGGGTATTGAATTTGCTAATGCTTGACTGACGATGGCTTTAGCCTGGCCTGCACTAGCATGTTGTTCTTTGAGTACAGGATCATTCGCAAGTTCTTGAGGGAGATCCTCGAGAGAATGATTGCCTAAATCTACTTGCCACTCCCGAACCTTATCGATAAGCTCGTTTACATAATTAATCTTTTCTTCGAAAGTTTCTTTTTTCTTTTCAACTGCCTTCACTTCATCGAACAGTGGATCTGCTAAGTACCGGTTTATCGATTCTATTTGCTCCTTGAGTGTGCGTATCTCACGCTGGCAATTTTCCAATCGCCCTCGAGCTTGAATAGCTTGATTTAGGGTTGCGTCATTTTCTAACAACCTGGTTCGAACATCAGTAATCTCAGCTTCTGTGGGTCTGGTGTCAATAAATCGATCCATCAATTGCAATTGTGCATTTTTATCTTCAGCAATCTTGATGACTTCGGTTTGACTGTATGCGAGGATTGGGAATAAGCGGGTGATGTCCCCTTTGTACTCATCGTCTGTTGATAAATTCACACAGCTTAATGTACTATTGCATTCTAAGCTGCGAGGACCATTCGCTCGTCCTTCAAAGACTCGACGAATTCGATACTGAGTTCCATCTGCAACCTGGTAAATTACTTCAACTGGATTCCCAGCTTCGAGACGTTTTTCAAGTTTCTTAATATGGTCTTCCAGCAGGTTTTCGTCAGATGAAGGTGCCTGGTCTAATGCAAAACGTAGAATTTCAATTGCCAATGATTTTCCGACACCTTTACCACCAATTAAACAATTAAGCCCTTCATGAAAATCAAATCTCTGGTTTCGCAAGAAACCTGTTGGACCAACCTTCATCCCAATGATCTTTGAATAACCATTCTCTCCGTGCATTCCCATTAACTGAATGCGAACTTCTGGATCTGCAAAGCATTGGCGAAGACCTTCAATATCTAATTGATCAAGCTTAAACCAGGAATGCCGGCTTCCAATGCCAGCCGCCGAATGTTTCGTTGGTTCTTGTGGATCTGAATTATCTGATGCCTGGTAAAAAGCTGGTATACGTTTGATGTGGTGTGCTTCATCAAACCCAGCAGGTAATCTTCCACTAGCA
Coding sequences within it:
- a CDS encoding PHP domain-containing protein, with the protein product MSGLHFYKLDLHVHTPASRCYLDKKQTAEQIIQAALDMGLQGIAVTDHNNAAWIDEMKKAAAGRDLVIFPGVELSLELGHLVAIFDPSATQKDVEGLLGKLDLKPDEFGKSETVCTKSVYEVVDTIHSRGGLAVLAHIDQLKGVFNDNLKIKEDGSINVPAPLLKIINEAQFDAVECASGRLPAGFDEAHHIKRIPAFYQASDNSDPQEPTKHSAAGIGSRHSWFKLDQLDIEGLRQCFADPEVRIQLMGMHGENGYSKIIGMKVGPTGFLRNQRFDFHEGLNCLIGGKGVGKSLAIEILRFALDQAPSSDENLLEDHIKKLEKRLEAGNPVEVIYQVADGTQYRIRRVFEGRANGPRSLECNSTLSCVNLSTDDEYKGDITRLFPILAYSQTEVIKIAEDKNAQLQLMDRFIDTRPTEAEITDVRTRLLENDATLNQAIQARGRLENCQREIRTLKEQIESINRYLADPLFDEVKAVEKKKETFEEKINYVNELIDKVREWQVDLGNHSLEDLPQELANDPVLKEQHASAGQAKAIVSQALANSIPQLISTKEQITKSYETWMPEFTKVSEAYAALLKEIGGDREAKERERRRLQKQLATQEKEERDCRSLSENLAGLLSNRNAYLDQLERAYRRKFDIRKEKYDELTRLSDEKLQLILNHAADRTDYENNLSELLKGGQNAPSVADRTKIANGILPRRFVQLILDRNDAHLAAEAGLTETWAKRVIEKAWSTDDFTRVLALQHNCFPADVPSIRFRKEGGVYDDLTELSIGQKCTALLIIALCDGTMPVVIDQPEDALDIISVWEDIAKKLRRGKNSRQFILTTHNSSVAVASDSDQFIVLKAGATSGRVVASGAIDRPEVKKAVIDHLEGGEDPYILRSKKYNIHPEQK